The genomic segment AACGACCTTCCGCCACTCAACAAAATCAGTAACTGAGGCACACCCTCTAGACGTCTGCTTCCGGAAGAGGCAGTGAAGACGTTGTCTCTCACATACTGGAGAGCTGCTCCTGTATTGAGGGGTCGCCCCCCTCTGTGCCGTAGACCTCTAACAGTGTTAAGAACGCTCTCCTTTGTTGTGTACGTGTTAAGATAGAAATGGGCTTCTGGCTCTCTGCTGAACTGGACTACAGACACACGGTCTCTCCTGTCTGACACGTTCAACCTGTCCACCATTCTTTGCACAAAGTCACGCATTGCAGGGAAAGAATCCCTAGTGCCATCTGAACCATCCAAAAGGAACACTACATCTCTCCTGGTCATTCTTCTTTCCGCTACAGgtagtgaaaaacaaaacaaaagtcaaataaaCCTTCACTGCTTGTTTTTCAAAATCACCTGACTCACTTAATAGAAACTCTGAATGCACAAATTGACCTATCGTTCTCCCCGCAAATGGCTGTGCGGGCAACCTGAAAATATCTGTGACAATCTGTCTTACCTATGACTGTAGGTTTCACCGGCGTCACATATGAAACTGTGCTTGCGAGAGTGGACAAAAACTGCTGCTGGACAGAGGGAAGGTCAGAGATCTCAGAAATAGACTGAGCATATGAAGGATCACTGacaattctctgaatctctctgctcGAATTCCTGGTGCCAACACCAAGAATCAAGACCCCACTTTCTTTCAAAGCAGAGGCAGGTGTATCAACATTATCGTTTGACCTTGATCCACTGAGCAAAATGAGAATCTGAGGGACACCCTGTTGACTTCTACTGCCAGCAGAGGAAGTGAAGACATTGTCTCTCACATACTGAAGAGCTGACCCAGTGTTGAGGGGTCTGCCACCTCTGTGCCTTAGAGTCTTGATGGTGTCGAGGACGTCTGTCTCTTCCGAGTAAGTATTTAGATAGAAATGGGTCTCAGGATCTCTACTGTACTGCACCACTGAAACACGGTCCCTGTTCTCCTCAACGTTGAGTTTTTCAACTACTTTTTGTACAAAGTCAAGCATGGCTGGGAATCCATTCCTAGTGCCATCTGAACCATCCAGCAGGAAGACAACATCCTTTCTGCTGATGTCAAATTCAACTGGAAAGAGAACAATGCCATTTGTTAACATGCATCAATTTGAGGTCTAAAGGACATAGAGAAATTTCTTTCATTGCCTATTTTATAGTCTGGctttttattaagaaaaaaaaaacccaaacctaTAGTTAGGTTAATCgtattaaaataattctttcACGCAGTCATACCAGTAGGAGTTGGTGATGCCGGAGTGAtgggaacagaaacagcctcCACAGTGTTGACAAGCTGCTCTTGGACATTTGGGAGCTCAGTGAAATCTGACACAGACAGAGCGTATTTAGGCTCATGTGAAATCTTCTGCAGTTCTCTGCTGTCGGAGCCTCGTGATCCTATTGTGAATATCAAGACTCCCAGATCTTTCAGAGCAGAGGCCGGGACATCAACATTGTCAAATGACCTTGCGCCACTCAGAAGGATCAGTATTTGTGGCACACCCTCTAGTCGTCTGCTGCCTGAGGAGGCAGTGAAGACATTGTCTCTAACGTACTGGAGAGCCACCCCCGTGTTCAGGGGTCTTCCTCCTTTGTGCCTCAGAACACTAACCGTGTCCACTATGTCATCCTTTCTTGTGTACGTGTTTAGATAGAAATGTGTCTCAGGATCTCTGCTGAACTGGACTACAGAAACACGGTCTTTGTCCTCAGCCACATTCAACTTCTCCATCACTCTTAGCACAAAGTCCTTCATCGCAGGGAACCCACTGCGTGTGCCATCTGACCCATCCAGCAGGAAAACAACATCTCTCCTTTGTGCTTCAGGCTCAACTACAGAAATTGAGGTTGAAAAGGCAGAGCACTGTAAACAAGCTCACAATACTATTGTCCTCTTTGCACTGATCATAAAAAGAGTAGCCTTTCATTACATCACCATGATTTGCATGctacatacattttcatttctggaCTTCTCTATATACCAGGGAGAATTTGGAACAGCTTTGAAGAAAATCAGGCCCGTAAAAGACTGAGTGACATGGATTAATACTCGGTTTGTCTTACCTATCTGGGTTGGAGAGACAGTTTTGGTCTCTTCGCGTACGGTGTTAATTCTGGAGAAAAGCTGCTCTTGGACAGTGGGGAGATTAGCAAAGTCTGTCACTGAGAGTGCAGAACTAGGGTCATATGAAATCTTCTGCAATTCTCTACTATCGGAGCCCCTTGATCCTACGGCGAAGGTCAAGACTCCAAGCTCCTTCAGGGAAGAGGCTGGCATGTCAATGTTATCAAACGACCTTCCGCCACTCAAGAAAAACAGTAACTGAGGCACACCCTCTAGACGTCTGCTTCCGGAAGAGGCAGTGAAGACGTTGTCTCTCACATACTGGAGAGCTGCTCCTGTATTGAGGGGTCGCCCCCCTCTGTGCCGTAGACCTCTAACAGTGTTAAGAACGCTCTCCTTTGTTGTGTACGTGTTAAGATAGAAATGGGCTTCTGGCTCTCTGCTGAACTGGACTACTGACACACGGTCTCTCCTGTCTGACACGTTCAACCTGTCCACCATTCTTTGCACAAAGTCACGCATTGCAGGGAAAGAATCCCTAGTGCCATCTGAACCATCCAAAAGGAACACTACATCTCTCCTGGTCATTCTTCTTTCCGCTACAGgtagtgaaaaacaaaacaaaagtcaaataaaCCTTCACTGCTTGTTTTTCAAAATCACCTGACTCACTTAATAGAAACTCTGAATGCACAAATTGACCTATCGTTCTCCCCGCAAATGGCTGTGCGGGCAACCTGAAAATATCTGTGACAATCTGTCTTACCTATGACTGTAGGTTTCACCGGCGTCACATATGAAACTGTGCTTGCGAGAGTGGACAAAAACTGCTGCTGGACAGAGGGAAGGTCAGAGATCTCAGAAATAGACTGAGCATATGAAGGATCACTGacaattctctgaatctctctgctcGAATTCCTGGTGCCAACACCAAGAATCAAGACCCCACTTTCTTTCAAAGCAGAGGCAGGTGTATCAACATTATCGTTTGACCTTGATCCACTGAGCAAAATGAGAATCTGAGGGACACCCTGTTGACTTCTACTGCCAGCAGAGGAAGTGAAGACATTGTCTCTCACATACTGAAGAGCTGACCCAGTGTTGAGGGGTCTGCCACCTCTGTGCCTTAGAGTCTTGATGGTGTCGAGGACGTCTGTCTCTTCCGAGTAAGTATTTAGATAGAAATGGGTCTCAGGATCTCTACTGTACTGCACCACTGAAACACGGTCCCTGTTCTCCTCAACGTTGAGTTTTTCAACTACTTTTTGTACAAAGTCAAGCATGGCTGGGAATCCATTCCTAGTGCCATCTGAACCATCCAGCAGGAAGACAACATCCTTTCTGCTGATGTCAAATTCAACTGGAAAGAGAACAATGCCATTTGTTAACATGCATCAATTTGAGGTCTAAAGGACATAGAGAAATTTCTTTCATTGCCTATTTTATAGTCTGGcttttattaagaaaaaaaaacccaaacctaTAGTTAGGTTAATCgtattaaaataattctttcACGCAGTCATACCAGTAGGAGTTGGTGATGCCGGAGTGAtgggaacagaaacagcctctacAGTGTTGACAAGCTGCTCTTGGACATTTGGGAGCTCAGTGAAATCTGACACAGACAGAGCGTATTTAGGCTCATGTGAAATCTTCTGCAGTTCTCTGCTGTCGGAGCCTCGTGATCCTATTGTGAATATCAAGACTCCCAGATCTTTCAGAGCAGAGGCCGGGACATCAACATTGTCAAATGACCTTGCGCCACTCAGAAGGATCAGTATTTGTGGCACACCCTCTAGTCGTCTGCTGCCTGAGGAGGCAGTGAAGACATTGTCTCTAACGTACTGGAGAGCCGCCCCCGTGTTCAGGGGTCTTCCTCCTTTGTGCCTCAGAACACTAACCGTGTCCACTATGTCATCCTTTCTTGTGTACGTGTTTAGATAGAAATGTGTCTCAGGATCTCTGCTGAACTGGACTACAGAAACACGGTCTTTGTCCTCAGCCACATTCAACTTCTCCATCACTCTTAGCACAAAGTCCTTCATCGCAGGGAACCCACTGCGTGTGCCATCTGACCCATCCAGCAGGAAAACAACATCTCTCCTTTGTGCTTCAGGCTCAACTACAGAAATTGAGGTTGAAAAGGCAGAGCACTGTAAACAAGCTCACAATACTATTGTCCTCTTTGCACTGATCATAAAAAGAGTAGCCTTTCATTACATCACCATGATTTGCATGctacatacattttcatttctggaCTTCTCTATATACCAGGGAGAATTTGGAACAGCTTTGAAGAAAATCAGGCCCGTAAAAGACTGAGTGACATGGATTAATACTCGGTTTGTCTTACCTATCTGGGTTGGAGAGACAGTTTTGGTCTCTTCGCGTACGGTGTTAATTCTGGAGAAAAGCTGCTCTTGGACAGTGGGGAGATTAGCAAAGTCTGTCACTGAGAGTGCAGAACTAGGGTCATATGAGATCTTCTGCAATTCTCTACTATCGGAGCCCCTTGATCCTACGGCGAAGGTCAAGACTCCAAGCTCCTTCAGGGAAGAGGCTGGCATGTCAATGTTATCAAACGACCTTCCGCCACTCAACAAAATCAGTAACTGAGGCACACCCTCTAGACGTCTGCTTCCGGAAGAGGCAGTGAAGACGTTGTCTCTCACATACTGGAGAGCTGCTCCTGTATTGAGGGGTCGCCCCCCTCTGTGCCGTAGACCTCTAACAGTGTTGAGAACGCTCTCCTTTGTTGTGTACGTGTTAAGATAGAAATGGGCTTCTGGCTCTCTGCTGAATTGGACTACCGACACACGGTCTCTCCTGTCTGACACGTTCAACCTGTCCACCATTCTTTGCACAAAGTCACGCATTGCAGGGAAAGAATCCCTAGTGCCATCTGAACCATCCAAAAGGAACACTACATCTCTCCTGGTCATTCTTCTTTCCGCTACAGgtagtgaaaaacaaaacaaaagtcaaataaaCCTTCACTGCTTGTTTTTCAAAATCACCTGACTCACTTAATAGAAACTCTGAATGCACAAATTGACCTATCGTTCTCCCCGCAAATGGCTGTGCGGGCAACCTGAAAATATCTGTGACAATCTGTCTTACCTATGACTGTAGGTTTCACCGGCGTCACATATGAAACTGTGCTTGCGAGAGTGGACAAAAACTGCTGCTGGACAGAGGGAAGGTCAGAGATCTCAGAAATAGACTGAGCATATGAAGGATCACTGacaattctctgaatctctctgctcGAATTCCTGGTGCCAACACCAAGAATCAAGACCCCACTTTCTTTCAAAGCAGAGGCAGGTGTATCAACATTATCGTTTGACCTTGATCCACTGAGCAAAATGAGAATCTGAGGGACACCCTGTTGACTTCTACTGCCAGCAGAGGAAGTGAAGACATTGTCTCTCACATACTGAAGAGCTGACCCAGTGTTGAGGGGTCTGCCACCTCTGTGCCTTAGAGTCTTGATGGTGTCGAGGACGTCTGTCTCTTCCGAGTAAGTATTTAGATAGAAATGGGTCTCAGGATCTCTACTGTACTGCACCACTGAAACACGGTCCCTGTTCTCCTCAACGTTGAGTTTTTCAACTACTTTTTGTACAAAGTCAAGCATGGCTGGGAATCCATTCCTAGTGCCATCTGAACCATCCAGCAGGAAGACAACATCCTTTCTGCTGATGTCAAATTCAACTGGAAAGAGAACAATGCCATTTGTTAACATGCATCAatttgaggtctaaagggaCATAGAGAAATTTCTTTCATTGCCTATTTTATAGTCTGGctttttattaagaaaaaaaaaacccaaacctaTAGTTAGGTTAATCgtattaaaataattctttcACGCAGTCATACCAGTAGGAGTTGGTGATGCCGGAGTGAtgggaacagaaacagcctctacAGTGTTGACAAGCTGCTCTTGGACATTTGGGAGCTCAGTGAAATCTGACACAGACAGAGCGTATTTAGGCTCATGTGAAATCTTCTGCAGTTCTCTGCTGTCGGAGCCTCGTGATCCTATTGTGAATATCAAGACTCCCAGATCTTTCAGAGCAGAGGCCGGGACATCAACATTGTCAAATGACCTTGCGCCACTCAGAAGGATCAGTATTTGTGGCACACCCTCTAGTCGTCTGCTGCCTGAGGAGGCAGTGAAGACATTGTCTCTAACGTACTGGAGAGCCGCCCCCGTGTTCAGGGGTCTTCCTCCTTTGTGCCTCAGAACACTAACCGTGTCCACTATGTCATCCTTTCTTGTGTACGTGTTTAGATAGAAATGTGTCTCAGGATCTCTGCTGAACTGGACTACAGAAACACGGTCTTTGTCCTCAGCCACATTCAACTTCTCCATCACTCTTAGCACAAAGTCCTTCATCGCAGGGAACCCACTGCGTGTGCCATCTGACCCATCCAGCAGGAAAACAACATCTCTCCTTTGTGCTTCAGGCTCAACTACAGAAATTGAGGTTGAAAAGGCAGAGCACTGTAAACAAGCTCACAATACTATTTTCCTCTTTGCACTGATCATAAAAAGAGTAGCCTTTCATTACATCACCATGATTTGCATGctacatacattttcatttctggaCTTCTCTATATACCAGGGAGAATTTGGAACAGCTTTGAAGAAAATCAGGCCCGTAAAAGACTGAGTGACATGGATTAATACTCGGTTTGTCTTACCTATCTGGGTTGGAGAGACAGTTTTGGTCTCTTCGCGTACGGTGTTAATTCTGGAGAAAAGCTGCTCTTGGACAGTGGGGAGATTAGCAAAGTCTGTCACTGAGAGTGCAGAACTAGGGTCATATGAGATCTTCTGCAATTCTCTACTATCGGAGCCCCTTGATCCTACGGCGAAGGTCAAGACTCCAAGCTCCTTCAGGGAAGAGGCTGGCATGTCAATGTTATCAAACGACCTTCCGCCACTCAACAAAATCAGTAACTGAGGCACACCCTCTAGACGTCTGCTTCCGGAAGAGGCAGTGAAGACGTTGTCTCTCACATACTGGAGAGCTGCTCCTGTATTGAGGGGTCGCCCCCCTCTGTGCCGTAGACCTCTAACAGTGTTGAGAACGCTCTCCTTTGTTGTGTACGTGTTAAGATAGAAATGGGCCTTCTGGCTCTCTGCTGAACTGGACTACCGACACACGGTCTCTCCTGTCTGACACGTTCAACCTGTCCACCATTCTTTGCACAAAGTCACGCATTGCAGGGAAAGAATCCCTAGTGCCATCTGAACCATCCAAAAGGAACACTACATCTCTCCTGGTCATTCTTCTTTCCGCTACAGgtagtgaaaaacaaaacaaaagtcaaataaaCCTTCACTGCTTGTTTTTCAAAATCACCTGACTCACTTAATAGAAACTCTGAATGCACAAATTGACCTATCGTTCTCCCCGCAAATGGCTGTGCGGGCAACCTGAAAATATCTGTGACAATCTGTCTTACCTATGACTGTAGGTTTCACCGGCGTCACATATGAAACTGTGCTTGCGAGAGTGGACAAAAACTGCTGCTGGACAGAGGGAAGGTCAGAGATCTCAGAAATAGACTGAGCATATGAAGGATCACTGacaattctctgaatctctctgctcGAATTCCTGGTGCCAACACCAAGAATCAAGACCCCACTTTCTTTCAAAGCAGAGGCAGGTGTATCAACATTATCGTTTGACCTTGATCCACTGAGCAAAATGAGAATCTGAGGGACACCCTGTTGACTTCTACTGCCAGCAGAGGAAGTGAAGACATTGTCTCTCACATACTGAAGAGCTGACCCAGTGTTGAGGGGTCTGCCACCTCTGTGCCTTAGAGTCTTGATGGTGTCGAGGACGTCTGTCTCTTCCGAGTAAGTATTTAGATAGAAATGGGTCTCAGGATCTCTACTGTACTGCACCACTGAAACACGGTCCCTGTTCTCCTCAACGTTGAGTTTTTCAACTACTTTTTGTACAAAGTCAAGCATGGCTGGGAATCCATTCCTAGTGCCATCTGAACCATCCAGCAGGAAGACAACATCCTTTCTGCTGATGTCAAATTCAACTGGAAAGAGAACAATGCCATTTGTTAACATGCATCAATTTGAGGTCTAAAGGACATAGAGAAATTTCTTTCATTGCCTATTTTATAGTCTGGctttttattaagaaaaaaaaaacccaaacctaTAGTTAGGTTAATCgtattaaaataattctttcACGCAGTCATACCAGTAGGAGTTGGTGATGCCGGAGTGAtgggaacagaaacagcctctacAGTGTTGACAAGCTGCTCTTGGACATTTGGGAGCTCAGTGAAATCTGACACAGACAGAGCGTATTTAGGCTCATGTGAAATCTTCTGCAGTTCTCTGCTGTCGGAGCCTCGTGATCCTATTGTGAATATCAAGACTCCCAGATCTTTCAGAGCAGAGGCCGGGACATCAACATTGTCAAATGACCTTGCGCCACTCAGAAGGATCAGTATTTGTGGCACACCCTCTAGTCGTCTGCTGCCTGAGGAGGCAGTGAAGACATTGTCTCTAACGTACTGGAGAGCCGCCCCCGTGTTCAGGGGTCTTCCTCCTTTGTGCCTCAGAACACTAACCGTGTCCACTATGTCATCCTTTCTTGTGTACGTGTTTAGATAGAAATGTGTCTCAGGATCTCTGCTGAACTGGACTACAGAAACACGGTCTTTGTCCTCAGCCACATTCAACTTCTCCATCACTCTTAGCACAAAGTCCTTCATTCGCAGGGAACCCACTGCGTGTGCCATCTGACCCATCCAGCAGGAAAACAACATCTCTCCTTTGTGCTTCAGGCTCAACTACAGAAATTGAGGTTGAAAAGGCAGAGCACTGTAAACAAGCTCACAATACTATTTTCCTCTTTGCACTGATCATAAAAAGAGTAGCCTTTCATTACATCACCATGATTTGCATGctacatacattttcatttctggaCTTCTCTATATACCAGGGAGAATTTGGAACAGCTTTGAAGAAAATCAGGCCCGTAAAAGACTGAGTGACATGGATTAATACTCGGTTTGTCTTACCTATCTGTGTTGGAGAGACAGTTTTGGTCTCTTCGCGTACGGTGTTAATTCTGGAGAAAAGCTGCTCTTGGACAGTGGGGAGATTAGCAAAGTCTGTCACTGAGAGTGCAGAACTAGGGTCATATGAGATCTTCTGCAATTCTCTACTATCGGAGCCCCTTGATCCTACGGCGAAGGTCAAGACTCCAAGCTCCTTCAGGGAAGAGGCTGGCATGTCAATGTTATCAAACGACCTTCCGCCACTCAACAAAATCAGTAACTGAGGCACACCCTCTAGACGTCTGCTTCCGGAAGAGGCAGTGAAGACGTTGTCTCTCACATACTGGAGAGCTGCTCCTGTATTGAGGGGTCGCCCCCCTCTGTGCCGTAGACCTCTAACAGTGTTGAGAACGCTCTCCTTTGTTGTGTACGTGTTAAGATAGAAATGGGCTTCTGGCTCTCTGCTGAATTGGACTACCGACACACGGTCTCTCCTGTCTGACACGTTCAACCTGTCCACCATTCTTTGCACAAAGTCACGCATTGCAGGGAAAGAATCCCTAGTGCCATCTGAACCATCCAAAAGGAACACTACATCTCTCCTGGTCATTCTTCTTTCCGCTACAGgtagtgaaaaacaaaacaaaagtcaaataaaCCTTCACTGCTTGTTTTTCAAAATCACCTGACTCACTTAATAGAAACTCTGAATGCACAAATTGACCTATCGTTCTCCCCGCAAATGGCTGTGCGGGCAACCTGAAAATATCTGTGACAATCTGTCTTACCTATGACTGTAGGTTTCACCGGCGTCACATATGAAACTGTGCTTGCGAGAGTGGACAAAAACTGCTGCTGGACAGAGGGAAGGTCAGAGATCTCAGAAATAGACTGAGCATATGAAGGATCACTGacaattctctgaatctctctgctcGAATTCCTGGTGCCAACACCAAGAATCAAGACCCCACTTTCTTTCAAAGCAGAGGCAGGTGTATCAACATTATCGTTTGACCTTGATCCACTGAGCAAAATGAGAATCTGAGGGACACCCTGTTGACTTCTACTGCCAGCAGAGGAAGTGAAGACATTGTCTCTCACATACTGAAGAGCTGACCCAGTGTTGAGGGGTCTGCCACCTCTGTGCCTTAGAGTCTTGATGGTGTCGAGGACGTCTGTCTCTTCCGAGTAAGTATTTAGATAGAAATGGGTCTCAGGATCTCTACTGTACTGCACCACTGAAACACGGTCCCTGTT from the Pygocentrus nattereri isolate fPygNat1 chromosome 6, fPygNat1.pri, whole genome shotgun sequence genome contains:
- the LOC119263619 gene encoding collagen alpha-3(VI) chain-like, which translates into the protein MVDRLNVSDRRDRVSVVQFSREPEAHFYLNTYTTKESVLNTVRGLRHRGGRPLNTGAALQYVRDNVFTASSGSRRLEGVPQLLILLSGGRSFDNIDMPASSLKELGVLTFAVGSRGSDSRELQKISYDPSSALSVTDFANLPTVQEQLFSRINTLSLKHKGEMLFSCWMGQMAHAVGSLRMKDFVLRVMEKLNVAEDKDRVSVVQFSRDPETHFYLNTYTRKDDIVDTVSVLRHKGGRPLNTGAALQYVRDNVFTASSGSRRLEGVPQILILLSGARSFDNVDVPASALKDLGVLIFTIGSRGSDSRELQKISHEPKYALSVSDFTELPNVQEQLVNTVEAVSVPITPASPTPTVEFDISRKDVVFLLDGSDGTRNGFPAMLDFVQKVVEKLNVEENRDRVSVVQYSRDPETHFYLNTYSEETDVLDTIKTLRHRGGRPLNTGSALQYVRDNVFTSSAGSRSQQGVPQILILLSGSRSNDNVDTPASALKESGVLILGVGTRNSSREIQRIVSDPSYAQSISEISDLPSVQQQFLSTLASTVSYVTPVKPTVIVEPEAQRRDVVFLLDGSDGTRSGFPAMKDFVLRVMEKLNVAEDKDRVSVVQFSRDPETHFYLNTYTRKDDIVDTVSVLRHKGGRPLNTGAALQYVRDNVFTASSGSRRLEGVPQILILLSGARSFDNVDVPASALKDLGVLIFTIGSRGSDSRELQKISHEPKYALSVSDFTELPNVQEQLVNTVEAVSVPITPASPTPTVEFDISRKDVVFLLDGSDGTRNGFPAMLDFVQKVVEKLNVEENRDRVSVVQYSRDPETHFYLNTYSEETDVLDTIKTLRHRGGRPLNTGSALQYVRDNVFTSSAGSRSQQGVPQILILLSGSRSNDNVDTPASALKESGVLILGVGTRNSSREIQRIVSDPSYAQSISEISDLPSVQQQFLSTLASTVSYVTPVKPTVIAERRMTRRDVVFLLDGSDGTRDSFPAMRDFVQRMVDRLNVSDRRDRVSVVQFSREPEAHFYLNTYTTKESVLNTVRGLRHRGGRPLNTGAALQYVRDNVFTASSGSRRLEGVPQLLILLSGGRSFDNIDMPASSLKELGVLTFAVGSRGSDSRELQKISYDPSSALSVTDFANLPTVQEQLFSRINTVREETKTVSPTQIVEPEAQRRDVVFLLDGSDGTRSGFPAMKDFVLRVMEKLNVAEDKDRVSVVQFSRDPETHFYLNTYTRKDDIVDTVSVLRHKGGRPLNTGAALQYVRDNVFTASSGSRRLEGVPQILILLSGARSFDNVDVPASALKDLGVLIFTIGSRGSDSRELQKISHEPKYALSVSDFTELPNVQEQLVNTVEAVSVPITPASPTPTVEFDISRKDVVFLLDGSDGTRNGFPAMLDFVQKVVEKLNVEENRDRVSVVQYSRDPETHFYLNTYSEETDVLDTIKTLRHRGGRPLNTGSALQYVRDNVFTSSAGSRSQQGVPQILILLSGSRSNDNVDTPASALKESGVLILGVGTRNSSREIQRIVSDPSYAQSISEISDLPSVQQQFLSTLASTVSYVTPVKPTVIAERRMTRRDVVFLLDGSDGTRDSFPAMRDFVQRMVDRLNVSDRRDRVSVVQFSREPEAHFYLNTYTTKESVLNTVRGLRHRGGRPLNTGAALQYVRDNVFTASSGSRRLEGVPQLLFFLSGGRSFDNIDMPASSLKELGVLTFAVGSRGSDSRELQKISYDPSSALSVTDFANLPTVQEQLFSRINTVREETKTVSPTQIVEPEAQRRDVVFLLDGSDGTRSGFPAMKDFVLRVMEKLNVAEDKDRVSVVQFSRDPETHFYLNTYTRKDDIVDTVSVLRHKGGRPLNTGVALQYVRDNVFTASSGSRRLEGVPQILILLSGARSFDNVDVPASALKDLGVLIFTIGSRGSDSRELQKISHEPKYALSVSDFTELPNVQEQLVNTVEAVSVPITPASPTPTVEFDISRKDVVFLLDGSDGTRNGFPAMLDFVQKVVEKLNVEENRDRVSVVQYSRDPETHFYLNTYSEETDVLDTIKTLRHRGGRPLNTGSALQYVRDNVFTSSAGSRSQQGVPQILILLSGSRSNDNVDTPASALKESGVLILGVGTRNSSREIQRIVSDPSYAQSISEISDLPSVQQQFLSTLASTVSYVTPVKPTVIAERRMTRRDVVFLLDGSDGTRDSFPAMRDFVQRMVDRLNVSDRRDRVSVVQFSREPEAHFYLNTYTTKESVLNTVRGLRHRGGRPLNTGAALQYVRDNVFTASSGSRRLEGVPQLLILLSGGRSFDNIDMPASSLKELGVLTFAVGSRGSDSRELQKISYDPSSALSVTDFANLPTVQEQLFSRINTVREETKTVSPTQIVEPEAQRRDVVFLLDGSDGTRSGFPAMKDFVLRVMEKLNVAEDKDRVSVVQFSRDPETHFYLNTYTRKDDIVDTVSVLRHKGGRPLNTGAALQYVRDNVFTASSGSRRLEGVPQILILLSGARSFDNVDVPASALKDLGVLIFTIGSRGSDSRELQKISHEPKYALSVSDFTELPNVQEQLVNTVEAVSVPITPASPTPTVEFDISRKDVVFLLDGSDGTRNGFPAMLDFVQKVVEKLNVEENRDRVSVVQYSRDPETHFYLNTYSEETDVLDTIKTLRHRGGRPLNTGSALQYVRDNVFTSSAGSRSQQGVPQILILLSGSRSNDNVDTPASALKESGVLILGVGTRNSSREIQRIVSDPSYAQSISEISDLPSVQQQFLSTLASTVSYVTPVKPTVIAERRMTRRDVVFLLDGSDGTRDSFPAMRDFVQRMVDRLNVSDRRDRVSVVQFSREPEAHFYLNTYTTKESVLNTVRGLRHRGGRPLNTGAALQYVRDNVFTASSGSRRLEGVPQLLILLSGGRSFDNIDMPASSLKELGVLTFAVGSRGSDSRELQKISYDPSSALSVTDFANLPTVQEQLFSRINTVREETKTVSPTQIVEPEAQRRDVVFLLDGSDGTRSGFPAMKDFVLRVMEKLNVAEDKDRVSVVQFSRDPETHFYLNTYTRKDDIVDTVSVLRHKGGRPLNMGAALQYVRDNVFTASSGSRRLEGVPQILILLSGARSFDNVDVPASALKDLGVLIFTIGSQGSDSRELQKISHEPKYALSVSDFTELPNVQEQLVNTVEAVSVPITPASPTPTGMTA